One segment of Falco rusticolus isolate bFalRus1 chromosome 3, bFalRus1.pri, whole genome shotgun sequence DNA contains the following:
- the ELOVL2 gene encoding elongation of very long chain fatty acids protein 2 isoform X1 — translation MENLKAFDRGVNEFVDYMFGPRDARVRGWFLLDSYLPTFFLTGAYLLCIWLGNKFMKDRPPFSLRAHLIVYNLGITLLSLYMLIELILATWEGGYNLQCQNLHSAGEADMRVAKVLWWYYFSKVIEFMDTIFFVLRKKRSQITFLHVYHHATMFNIWWCVLNWIPCGQSFFGPTLNSFIHVLMYSYYGLSVIPSMRKYLWWKKYLTQAQLIQFLLTIVHTLSAAVKPCGFPFGCLMFQSSYMATLVILFINFYIKTYRKAPSRTAIEETPDTKQIKNGFHKDCFAAANGFLNNKKVQ, via the exons gAGAACCTGAAAGCTTTTGACCGGGGAGTAAATGAGTTTGTGGACTATATGTTTGGACCTCGAG atgcCAGGGTTAGAGGATGGTTCCTTTTGGATTCTTACCTTCCCACGTTTTTCCTTACTGGAGCATACCTACTTTGCATATGGCTGGGCAACAAGTTCATGAAGGACAGGCCTCCCTTCTCTCTCAGGGCTCACCTCATTGTATACAACCTTGGGATTACACTGCTCTCCCTGTACATGCTCATAGAG CTCATCCTTGCCACATGGGAAGGAGGCTACAACTTGCAGTGCCAGAACCTCCACAGCGCAGGGGAGGCGGACATGCGG GTAGCCAAGGTGCTGTGGTGgtattatttttccaaagtaattGAATTCATGGACACTATCTTCTTTgtactgagaaagaaaaggagccaGATCACCTTCCTTCATGTGTATCACCATGCCACGATGTTTAACATTTGGTGGTGTGTCCTGAACTGGATACCCTGTGGGCAAA GTTTCTTTGGACCCACTTTGAATAGCTTTATCCATGTGCTTATGTATTCTTATTACGGACTGTCAGTCATCCCTTCCATGCGCAAATATCTCTGGTGGAAGAAATACCTCACTCAGGCACAATTG ATCCAGTTTCTGCTCACTATTGTACACACGCTCAGTGCAGCTGTGAAGCCATGTGGATTCCCATTTGGCTGCCTCATGTTCCAGTCCTCCTACATGGCCACACTGGTCATTCTCTTCATAAACTTCTACATTAAG ACATATCGGAAAGCACCTTCAAGAACAGCTATAGAGGAAACCCCTGACACAAAACAGATCAAGAATGGTTTCCATAAGgactgctttgctgctgccaaTGGATTCCTGAACAATAAGAAAGTACAATAA
- the ELOVL2 gene encoding elongation of very long chain fatty acids protein 2 isoform X2 has protein sequence MFGPRDARVRGWFLLDSYLPTFFLTGAYLLCIWLGNKFMKDRPPFSLRAHLIVYNLGITLLSLYMLIELILATWEGGYNLQCQNLHSAGEADMRVAKVLWWYYFSKVIEFMDTIFFVLRKKRSQITFLHVYHHATMFNIWWCVLNWIPCGQSFFGPTLNSFIHVLMYSYYGLSVIPSMRKYLWWKKYLTQAQLIQFLLTIVHTLSAAVKPCGFPFGCLMFQSSYMATLVILFINFYIKTYRKAPSRTAIEETPDTKQIKNGFHKDCFAAANGFLNNKKVQ, from the exons ATGTTTGGACCTCGAG atgcCAGGGTTAGAGGATGGTTCCTTTTGGATTCTTACCTTCCCACGTTTTTCCTTACTGGAGCATACCTACTTTGCATATGGCTGGGCAACAAGTTCATGAAGGACAGGCCTCCCTTCTCTCTCAGGGCTCACCTCATTGTATACAACCTTGGGATTACACTGCTCTCCCTGTACATGCTCATAGAG CTCATCCTTGCCACATGGGAAGGAGGCTACAACTTGCAGTGCCAGAACCTCCACAGCGCAGGGGAGGCGGACATGCGG GTAGCCAAGGTGCTGTGGTGgtattatttttccaaagtaattGAATTCATGGACACTATCTTCTTTgtactgagaaagaaaaggagccaGATCACCTTCCTTCATGTGTATCACCATGCCACGATGTTTAACATTTGGTGGTGTGTCCTGAACTGGATACCCTGTGGGCAAA GTTTCTTTGGACCCACTTTGAATAGCTTTATCCATGTGCTTATGTATTCTTATTACGGACTGTCAGTCATCCCTTCCATGCGCAAATATCTCTGGTGGAAGAAATACCTCACTCAGGCACAATTG ATCCAGTTTCTGCTCACTATTGTACACACGCTCAGTGCAGCTGTGAAGCCATGTGGATTCCCATTTGGCTGCCTCATGTTCCAGTCCTCCTACATGGCCACACTGGTCATTCTCTTCATAAACTTCTACATTAAG ACATATCGGAAAGCACCTTCAAGAACAGCTATAGAGGAAACCCCTGACACAAAACAGATCAAGAATGGTTTCCATAAGgactgctttgctgctgccaaTGGATTCCTGAACAATAAGAAAGTACAATAA